In one window of Flavobacteriales bacterium DNA:
- a CDS encoding NAD(P)-binding domain-containing protein has product MLIAIGRRGTPRKLEVPDEVSTKVAYRLLDPELIEDNKILVVGGGDSAVESALLLKDRNHVCISYRKDQFGRIKPGNQEKLEAALEAEEIEVLYSSNVTEIKPDSVTLKTADGTERYLENDLVYIFIGGELPIDFLKNAGIDVEKKFGKIVKKYRN; this is encoded by the coding sequence GTGCTCATAGCCATTGGACGGCGAGGTACCCCGCGTAAATTGGAGGTTCCGGATGAGGTTTCGACCAAGGTCGCGTATCGGTTGCTCGACCCGGAATTGATCGAGGATAATAAAATACTCGTGGTCGGTGGAGGTGATTCTGCCGTGGAGTCGGCCTTGTTGCTCAAGGATCGAAACCATGTCTGTATTTCGTACCGCAAAGATCAATTTGGACGAATAAAGCCCGGAAATCAAGAAAAACTCGAAGCGGCGTTGGAAGCGGAAGAAATTGAGGTGCTTTACTCCTCGAATGTTACGGAGATCAAGCCCGATTCGGTAACCTTGAAAACGGCCGACGGAACGGAGCGATATCTGGAGAACGATTTGGTCTACATCTTCATCGGCGGAGAATTGCCGATCGATTTTTTGAAGAACGCCGGTATCGATGTCGAAAAGAAATTCGGTAAGATCGTTAAGAAGTACCGAAATTAG
- a CDS encoding ferredoxin family protein yields MRKGKRKSAEVRDKMNKAKESGRFEPVSLHPYIDLNRCSCIGSGACVRAYPEQDILWLINGKATVINATACIGHGTCFHACPVEAISVRIGTEKRGVDLPHVKPDYETNVPGIYIAGELGGMGLIKNSAEQGIQAVRTAHNNRPEQSEVEVDLAIVGAGPAGIAAALEAKCLGMKAVILEQGSLGGTVFTFPQQKVVMTRPMDLPLYGPVKLVNTGKHELLDIWTDAIEKHNIEVRERHKVDAIHRAAGAYT; encoded by the coding sequence GTGCGCAAGGGAAAACGAAAATCGGCCGAAGTTCGCGATAAAATGAACAAAGCGAAGGAATCGGGCCGATTCGAACCCGTGTCCCTTCATCCGTACATCGACCTCAATCGCTGTAGCTGTATTGGAAGTGGTGCTTGCGTACGAGCTTACCCCGAGCAGGATATTCTTTGGCTTATCAACGGAAAGGCAACGGTGATCAACGCCACCGCGTGCATTGGTCACGGAACGTGCTTTCACGCCTGTCCGGTCGAAGCCATTTCAGTGCGAATCGGCACTGAAAAGCGGGGTGTTGACTTGCCCCATGTAAAGCCCGATTATGAGACCAATGTGCCGGGGATCTATATTGCCGGGGAATTGGGTGGAATGGGCCTTATAAAGAACAGCGCGGAACAGGGAATACAGGCCGTTAGAACGGCGCACAATAACAGACCAGAGCAATCCGAAGTCGAAGTTGATCTGGCCATCGTAGGTGCGGGTCCGGCCGGAATCGCCGCCGCGCTCGAGGCCAAATGCCTGGGTATGAAAGCTGTGATCCTCGAACAAGGCTCGCTCGGCGGAACGGTATTTACTTTTCCGCAACAAAAAGTGGTCATGACCCGGCCGATGGACCTTCCACTGTACGGGCCTGTGAAGTTGGTCAATACCGGCAAGCATGAGCTATTGGATATTTGGACCGATGCGATCGAAAAGCACAACATCGAGGTGCGCGAACGGCATAAGGTCGATGCCATTCATCGCGCCGCAGGCGCATATACTTGA
- a CDS encoding thioredoxin domain-containing protein, producing MSEKNDHAHTNALINETSPYLLQHAHNPVDWHPWTPETLEKAKKENKLLLISVGYSSCHWCHVMERESFEDEDVAEVMNEHYICIKVDREERPDVDQIYMNAVQLMTRRGGWPLNCVTLPDGRPIWGGTYFPKHQWVHSLEQVAALWANEPEKAEEYAVRLTEGVQMMELIERPKDPLKPKAEFVDSIVENWKKGFDLQRGGPDRAPKFPMPTNYEFLLRYGVRQNDSAVVKHVHHTLRKMVLSGIYDQVGGGWARYATDPEWKIPHFEKMLYDNGQLIELYSIAFRQQADPLYAEAVHQSIEFAMREMYDESSGSFYSALDADSEGEEGAFYTWTEEELRHVVRPERWAEFTDYYNIAPQAQWEGKYILHRTNDSPEHKQLREEVLPKLLKARSKRERPGLDDKSLTSWNALMVSGLAAAYRTFDKSEYLEQARRTARWMLEQQGTDAGGLMRSYKQGKSSIDGFLDDYALSIKAYLDLYECTFDERYLQQAHQWALYCFDHFFSDERGMFYYTSNNGEALVVRSMETSDNVIPASNSVMAHQLYRLGFHYDRRSYRDTARQMLNAVEPQMEHYGEGYSNWLSLYLNELGPFYEVVVIGPQALNMRKQIDAHYFPFGLSAGSVSPSKLPLLTGRFVDGKTLFYLCEEGACQLPTEEFEVPQAIGHKL from the coding sequence ATGTCCGAGAAAAATGACCACGCACACACCAATGCCCTCATAAACGAGACATCGCCCTATCTCCTGCAACATGCTCATAATCCGGTCGACTGGCACCCTTGGACCCCTGAGACTCTTGAAAAGGCAAAGAAGGAAAACAAACTGTTGCTGATCTCTGTCGGGTACAGCAGCTGTCACTGGTGCCACGTCATGGAACGCGAAAGCTTTGAAGATGAAGATGTGGCCGAGGTGATGAACGAGCACTATATCTGCATCAAGGTCGATCGCGAGGAGCGTCCGGATGTGGATCAGATCTACATGAATGCCGTACAGCTGATGACCCGGCGCGGAGGATGGCCGTTGAATTGTGTGACCCTGCCGGACGGGCGGCCCATTTGGGGCGGGACTTACTTCCCCAAACACCAGTGGGTGCATTCGCTGGAGCAGGTAGCTGCGCTCTGGGCCAACGAACCCGAAAAGGCCGAGGAGTATGCCGTTCGTCTCACAGAAGGTGTCCAGATGATGGAACTCATTGAGCGCCCCAAAGACCCACTTAAGCCCAAAGCGGAATTCGTGGATTCGATCGTAGAGAATTGGAAAAAAGGATTCGATCTGCAGCGGGGTGGACCCGATAGAGCGCCGAAGTTTCCAATGCCGACCAACTATGAATTTCTATTGCGCTACGGTGTGCGGCAGAACGATTCGGCTGTGGTGAAACACGTTCACCACACCTTGCGAAAAATGGTGTTGAGCGGCATCTACGACCAGGTCGGAGGTGGATGGGCCCGCTATGCCACTGATCCCGAATGGAAGATCCCGCACTTCGAGAAGATGCTTTACGACAACGGTCAGCTGATCGAACTATACAGCATAGCTTTCCGGCAGCAGGCCGATCCTCTGTATGCCGAGGCGGTTCATCAGAGTATCGAGTTTGCGATGCGCGAAATGTACGATGAGTCCAGTGGGAGTTTTTACAGTGCCCTCGATGCCGACAGTGAAGGGGAAGAGGGTGCATTTTACACGTGGACCGAAGAGGAGCTCCGCCATGTGGTTCGGCCCGAACGGTGGGCTGAATTTACCGACTATTATAACATCGCGCCGCAGGCGCAGTGGGAAGGAAAATACATTCTGCACCGGACCAACGATTCGCCGGAGCACAAGCAACTTCGCGAGGAGGTGCTCCCGAAACTATTGAAGGCGCGCTCAAAACGCGAGCGGCCGGGGCTCGACGATAAATCCCTGACCTCTTGGAATGCGCTTATGGTGAGTGGTTTGGCGGCGGCTTACCGCACATTCGACAAGTCGGAATATTTGGAGCAGGCGCGGCGAACGGCCAGATGGATGCTGGAGCAGCAGGGAACCGATGCGGGCGGACTCATGCGGTCGTACAAGCAGGGCAAAAGCAGCATCGATGGTTTTCTGGACGACTACGCCCTCTCGATCAAGGCTTACCTCGATCTGTATGAATGCACCTTTGACGAGCGGTATCTGCAGCAGGCGCATCAATGGGCCTTGTACTGTTTCGATCACTTTTTCTCCGATGAGCGGGGGATGTTCTACTACACATCGAACAACGGTGAAGCACTTGTGGTGCGGAGTATGGAAACTTCGGACAACGTGATCCCCGCGTCGAATTCCGTCATGGCGCATCAGTTGTACCGACTCGGATTCCACTACGATCGCCGTAGCTATCGCGACACCGCCCGCCAAATGCTTAATGCCGTGGAGCCCCAAATGGAACACTACGGCGAAGGCTACTCCAATTGGCTGTCGCTCTACCTCAACGAGCTAGGGCCATTTTACGAGGTGGTGGTCATCGGGCCGCAGGCCCTGAATATGCGAAAGCAGATCGATGCTCATTATTTTCCTTTCGGCCTCTCGGCCGGAAGCGTATCGCCCTCCAAATTACCACTCCTTACGGGGCGTTTCGTCGACGGCAAAACGCTGTTCTACCTCTGCGAAGAAGGGGCGTGCCAGCTTCCTACCGAGGAGTTCGAGGTTCCACAGGCTATAGGCCATAAGCTATAG
- a CDS encoding inorganic phosphate transporter codes for METFYLLIVVVLVGLAATDLVVGVSNDAVNFLDSAIGSKVATYKIIMIVAGAGIFIGATFSSGMMEIARKGIFNPQYFSFAEIMILFAAVMITDILLLDFFSTFGLPTSTIDQRDQRGRLRQRR; via the coding sequence ATGGAGACCTTCTATCTTTTGATCGTTGTGGTGCTCGTTGGACTTGCGGCTACGGATTTAGTCGTTGGAGTCAGCAACGATGCCGTGAACTTCCTAGATTCCGCTATTGGCTCCAAAGTAGCCACGTACAAAATCATTATGATCGTAGCCGGTGCGGGTATCTTTATCGGGGCTACCTTCAGCAGCGGCATGATGGAGATCGCTCGGAAAGGGATCTTCAACCCTCAGTATTTCAGTTTTGCGGAGATCATGATCCTTTTCGCCGCAGTGATGATCACGGATATCCTCCTGCTCGATTTCTTTAGCACCTTCGGATTACCGACCTCGACAATTGATCAAAGGGATCAAAGGGGCCGGCTTCGTCAGCGGAGATAG